In Calliopsis andreniformis isolate RMS-2024a chromosome 8, iyCalAndr_principal, whole genome shotgun sequence, one DNA window encodes the following:
- the LOC143182029 gene encoding solute carrier family 35 member F3 isoform X5 has protein sequence MGSRGAGDIPTIFHPQQTHAPSIVLGGSQQNHGSQSNTGQTTHDNSGCEQQQGCNVTGGDSAPTCRPLETGGSIAGGTSENQGHNVGQTQVQSHVNPPAVTYHQRPNSLSACYASCCAESAKKIYFGVCVTICVTASWVGATHCIKYLYFHKLESPSYSSPSNSSVTGLRHQHTIPYNAPFFTTWFCTNWEILYFPVYFLCQAIRIKCTSPSEIIAESLRGFRDKGFTGGRFLIRCSLFCGLWVVTNYMYIYSLRILLATDVMALFATNVSCVYLLSWVILHEQFVGVRIVAVILCNTGIALLAYMDGITGSPTLGGVVLATSAAAGSAVYKVLFKKVIGETTFGQMSLFFSLIGLCNAALLWPICLTLYFSGVESVHWGRLPWTALLSASILHLVANMLGNFSIALTYDLFITLGLITAVPVSAALDVVLYGAHFMGMKLAGMIFIAVGFFLVMFPDNWPDYITRLLRMPGICNRFKV, from the exons ATGGGTAGCAGAGGAGCAGGGGACATTCCAACAATATTTCATCCTCAACAAACTCATGCTCCAAGTATTGTTCTTGGTGGCAGTCAGCAGAACCATGGTTCTCAAAGCAACACTGGTCAAACAACTCATGACAATTCTG GCTGTGAGCAACAACAAGGGTGCAACGTTACTGGCGGTGATTCTGCACCAACTTGTCGTCCTTTGGAAACAGGGGGAAGTATTGCTGGAGGAACAAGTGAAAATCAAGGACATAATGTAGGTCAAACTCAGGTTCAATCTCATGTGAATCCACCTGCAGTTACTTATCATCAAAGGCCCAATTCTTTATCAGCCTGTTATGCATCTTGTTGTGCTGAATCTGCAAAAAAG ATATATTTTGGAGTGTGTGTCACGATATGTGTTACAGCAAGTTGGGTTGGTGCAACACAttgtattaaatatttgtattttcatAAACTTGAAAGTCCAAGTTattcatcaccttcaaactcatCTGTGACTGGATTACGCCATCAGCAT aCAATACCATACAATGCTCCTTTCTTTACAACTTGGTTTTGTACCAACTGGGAAATTCTTTACTTCCCAGTTTACTTCCTTTGCCAAGCTATAAGAATTAAATGTACAAGTccatcagaaataattgcagagaGTTTACGAGGATTTCGCGATAAGGGGTTTACAGGTGGTCGTTTTTTGATCAGATGTAGTCTTTTTTGTGGACTTTGGGTTGTTACAAATTACATGTATATTTACTCACTGAGGATACTACTAGCTACCGATGTAATGGCACTTTTCGCAACGAACGTGTCTTGCGTTTATTTGTTATCATGGGTTATTCTTCATGAACAGTTCGTTGGTGTAAGG ATAGTAGCAGTAATTTTGTGCAATACAGGGATTGCACTTTTAGCATACATGGATGGAATAACCGGAAGTCCGACCTTGGGAGGTGTCGTTTTGGCAACGTCTGCAGCAGCTGGTTCTGCGGTTTATAAG GTGCTGTTTAAAAAAGTTATAGGAGAAACAACATTTGGTCAAATGTCTTTATTCTTTTCTCTTATCGGATTGTGTAACGCGGCATTATTATGGCCAATTTGTCTTACCTTGTATTTTTCTGGAGTGGAAAGTGTACATTGGGGACGATTACCATGGACAGCGTTACTTTCAGCAAGTATTCTTCATTTAG TTGCAAATATGCTTGGCAACTTCAGTATTGCTCTAACGTATGACTTGTTCATTACATTGGGGTTGATCACTGCTGTACCTGTATCTGCAg CATTGGATGTTGTTTTGTATGGAGCACATTTTATGGGCATGAAATTGGCGGGTATGATCTTTATAGCGGTTGGTTTCTTCCTCGTGATGTTCCCGGATAACTGGCCCGATTATATAACTAGACTTCTCCG GATGCCTGGAATATGCAACAGgtttaaagtataa
- the LOC143182029 gene encoding solute carrier family 35 member F3 isoform X3: MGSRGAGDIPTIFHPQQTHAPSIVLGGSQQNHGSQSNTGQTTHDNSGCEQQQGCNVTGGDSAPTCRPLETGGSIAGGTSENQGHNVGQTQVQSHVNPPAVTYHQRPNSLSACYASCCAESAKKIYFGVCVTICVTASWVGATHCIKYLYFHKLESPSYSSPSNSSVTGLRHQHTIPYNAPFFTTWFCTNWEILYFPVYFLCQAIRIKCTSPSEIIAESLRGFRDKGFTGGRFLIRCSLFCGLWVVTNYMYIYSLRILLATDVMALFATNVSCVYLLSWVILHEQFVGVRIVAVILCNTGIALLAYMDGITGSPTLGGVVLATSAAAGSAVYKVLFKKVIGETTFGQMSLFFSLIGLCNAALLWPICLTLYFSGVESVHWGRLPWTALLSASILHLVANMLGNFSIALTYDLFITLGLITAVPVSAALDVVLYGAHFMGMKLAGMIFIAVGFFLVMFPDNWPDYITRLLRWSRRHGHGVPGGTQRDVIDYRTGYIKSHLRSPSGRVR, translated from the exons ATGGGTAGCAGAGGAGCAGGGGACATTCCAACAATATTTCATCCTCAACAAACTCATGCTCCAAGTATTGTTCTTGGTGGCAGTCAGCAGAACCATGGTTCTCAAAGCAACACTGGTCAAACAACTCATGACAATTCTG GCTGTGAGCAACAACAAGGGTGCAACGTTACTGGCGGTGATTCTGCACCAACTTGTCGTCCTTTGGAAACAGGGGGAAGTATTGCTGGAGGAACAAGTGAAAATCAAGGACATAATGTAGGTCAAACTCAGGTTCAATCTCATGTGAATCCACCTGCAGTTACTTATCATCAAAGGCCCAATTCTTTATCAGCCTGTTATGCATCTTGTTGTGCTGAATCTGCAAAAAAG ATATATTTTGGAGTGTGTGTCACGATATGTGTTACAGCAAGTTGGGTTGGTGCAACACAttgtattaaatatttgtattttcatAAACTTGAAAGTCCAAGTTattcatcaccttcaaactcatCTGTGACTGGATTACGCCATCAGCAT aCAATACCATACAATGCTCCTTTCTTTACAACTTGGTTTTGTACCAACTGGGAAATTCTTTACTTCCCAGTTTACTTCCTTTGCCAAGCTATAAGAATTAAATGTACAAGTccatcagaaataattgcagagaGTTTACGAGGATTTCGCGATAAGGGGTTTACAGGTGGTCGTTTTTTGATCAGATGTAGTCTTTTTTGTGGACTTTGGGTTGTTACAAATTACATGTATATTTACTCACTGAGGATACTACTAGCTACCGATGTAATGGCACTTTTCGCAACGAACGTGTCTTGCGTTTATTTGTTATCATGGGTTATTCTTCATGAACAGTTCGTTGGTGTAAGG ATAGTAGCAGTAATTTTGTGCAATACAGGGATTGCACTTTTAGCATACATGGATGGAATAACCGGAAGTCCGACCTTGGGAGGTGTCGTTTTGGCAACGTCTGCAGCAGCTGGTTCTGCGGTTTATAAG GTGCTGTTTAAAAAAGTTATAGGAGAAACAACATTTGGTCAAATGTCTTTATTCTTTTCTCTTATCGGATTGTGTAACGCGGCATTATTATGGCCAATTTGTCTTACCTTGTATTTTTCTGGAGTGGAAAGTGTACATTGGGGACGATTACCATGGACAGCGTTACTTTCAGCAAGTATTCTTCATTTAG TTGCAAATATGCTTGGCAACTTCAGTATTGCTCTAACGTATGACTTGTTCATTACATTGGGGTTGATCACTGCTGTACCTGTATCTGCAg CATTGGATGTTGTTTTGTATGGAGCACATTTTATGGGCATGAAATTGGCGGGTATGATCTTTATAGCGGTTGGTTTCTTCCTCGTGATGTTCCCGGATAACTGGCCCGATTATATAACTAGACTTCTCCG GTGGAGTAGAAGACATGGACATGGGGTACCAGGGGGTACGCAACGTGATGTAATCGATTATCGCACTGGTTATATAAAATCACATCTTCGTTCACCCTCAGGAAGAGTTCGGTGA
- the LOC143182029 gene encoding solute carrier family 35 member F3 isoform X4: protein MGSRGAGDIPTIFHPQQTHAPSIVLGGSQQNHGSQSNTGQTTHDNSGCEQQQGCNVTGGDSAPTCRPLETGGSIAGGTSENQGHNVGQTQVQSHVNPPAVTYHQRPNSLSACYASCCAESAKKIYFGVCVTICVTASWVGATHCIKYLYFHKLESPSYSSPSNSSVTGLRHQHTIPYNAPFFTTWFCTNWEILYFPVYFLCQAIRIKCTSPSEIIAESLRGFRDKGFTGGRFLIRCSLFCGLWVVTNYMYIYSLRILLATDVMALFATNVSCVYLLSWVILHEQFVGVRIVAVILCNTGIALLAYMDGITGSPTLGGVVLATSAAAGSAVYKVLFKKVIGETTFGQMSLFFSLIGLCNAALLWPICLTLYFSGVESVHWGRLPWTALLSASILHLVANMLGNFSIALTYDLFITLGLITAVPVSAALDVVLYGAHFMGMKLAGMIFIAVGFFLVMFPDNWPDYITRLLRIHYMLLQKHSPHESLFKVE from the exons ATGGGTAGCAGAGGAGCAGGGGACATTCCAACAATATTTCATCCTCAACAAACTCATGCTCCAAGTATTGTTCTTGGTGGCAGTCAGCAGAACCATGGTTCTCAAAGCAACACTGGTCAAACAACTCATGACAATTCTG GCTGTGAGCAACAACAAGGGTGCAACGTTACTGGCGGTGATTCTGCACCAACTTGTCGTCCTTTGGAAACAGGGGGAAGTATTGCTGGAGGAACAAGTGAAAATCAAGGACATAATGTAGGTCAAACTCAGGTTCAATCTCATGTGAATCCACCTGCAGTTACTTATCATCAAAGGCCCAATTCTTTATCAGCCTGTTATGCATCTTGTTGTGCTGAATCTGCAAAAAAG ATATATTTTGGAGTGTGTGTCACGATATGTGTTACAGCAAGTTGGGTTGGTGCAACACAttgtattaaatatttgtattttcatAAACTTGAAAGTCCAAGTTattcatcaccttcaaactcatCTGTGACTGGATTACGCCATCAGCAT aCAATACCATACAATGCTCCTTTCTTTACAACTTGGTTTTGTACCAACTGGGAAATTCTTTACTTCCCAGTTTACTTCCTTTGCCAAGCTATAAGAATTAAATGTACAAGTccatcagaaataattgcagagaGTTTACGAGGATTTCGCGATAAGGGGTTTACAGGTGGTCGTTTTTTGATCAGATGTAGTCTTTTTTGTGGACTTTGGGTTGTTACAAATTACATGTATATTTACTCACTGAGGATACTACTAGCTACCGATGTAATGGCACTTTTCGCAACGAACGTGTCTTGCGTTTATTTGTTATCATGGGTTATTCTTCATGAACAGTTCGTTGGTGTAAGG ATAGTAGCAGTAATTTTGTGCAATACAGGGATTGCACTTTTAGCATACATGGATGGAATAACCGGAAGTCCGACCTTGGGAGGTGTCGTTTTGGCAACGTCTGCAGCAGCTGGTTCTGCGGTTTATAAG GTGCTGTTTAAAAAAGTTATAGGAGAAACAACATTTGGTCAAATGTCTTTATTCTTTTCTCTTATCGGATTGTGTAACGCGGCATTATTATGGCCAATTTGTCTTACCTTGTATTTTTCTGGAGTGGAAAGTGTACATTGGGGACGATTACCATGGACAGCGTTACTTTCAGCAAGTATTCTTCATTTAG TTGCAAATATGCTTGGCAACTTCAGTATTGCTCTAACGTATGACTTGTTCATTACATTGGGGTTGATCACTGCTGTACCTGTATCTGCAg CATTGGATGTTGTTTTGTATGGAGCACATTTTATGGGCATGAAATTGGCGGGTATGATCTTTATAGCGGTTGGTTTCTTCCTCGTGATGTTCCCGGATAACTGGCCCGATTATATAACTAGACTTCTCCG GATCCATTATATGCTGTTACAGAAACATAGTCCTCATGAGTCACTGTTTAAG GTGGAGTAG
- the LOC143182029 gene encoding solute carrier family 35 member F3 isoform X2 produces the protein MGSRGAGDIPTIFHPQQTHAPSIVLGGSQQNHGSQSNTGQTTHDNSGCEQQQGCNVTGGDSAPTCRPLETGGSIAGGTSENQGHNVGQTQVQSHVNPPAVTYHQRPNSLSACYASCCAESAKKIYFGVCVTICVTASWVGATHCIKYLYFHKLESPSYSSPSNSSVTGLRHQHTIPYNAPFFTTWFCTNWEILYFPVYFLCQAIRIKCTSPSEIIAESLRGFRDKGFTGGRFLIRCSLFCGLWVVTNYMYIYSLRILLATDVMALFATNVSCVYLLSWVILHEQFVGVRIVAVILCNTGIALLAYMDGITGSPTLGGVVLATSAAAGSAVYKVLFKKVIGETTFGQMSLFFSLIGLCNAALLWPICLTLYFSGVESVHWGRLPWTALLSASILHLVANMLGNFSIALTYDLFITLGLITAVPVSAALDVVLYGAHFMGMKLAGMIFIAVGFFLVMFPDNWPDYITRLLRNIVLMSHCLRWSRRHGHGVPGGTQRDVIDYRTGYIKSHLRSPSGRVR, from the exons ATGGGTAGCAGAGGAGCAGGGGACATTCCAACAATATTTCATCCTCAACAAACTCATGCTCCAAGTATTGTTCTTGGTGGCAGTCAGCAGAACCATGGTTCTCAAAGCAACACTGGTCAAACAACTCATGACAATTCTG GCTGTGAGCAACAACAAGGGTGCAACGTTACTGGCGGTGATTCTGCACCAACTTGTCGTCCTTTGGAAACAGGGGGAAGTATTGCTGGAGGAACAAGTGAAAATCAAGGACATAATGTAGGTCAAACTCAGGTTCAATCTCATGTGAATCCACCTGCAGTTACTTATCATCAAAGGCCCAATTCTTTATCAGCCTGTTATGCATCTTGTTGTGCTGAATCTGCAAAAAAG ATATATTTTGGAGTGTGTGTCACGATATGTGTTACAGCAAGTTGGGTTGGTGCAACACAttgtattaaatatttgtattttcatAAACTTGAAAGTCCAAGTTattcatcaccttcaaactcatCTGTGACTGGATTACGCCATCAGCAT aCAATACCATACAATGCTCCTTTCTTTACAACTTGGTTTTGTACCAACTGGGAAATTCTTTACTTCCCAGTTTACTTCCTTTGCCAAGCTATAAGAATTAAATGTACAAGTccatcagaaataattgcagagaGTTTACGAGGATTTCGCGATAAGGGGTTTACAGGTGGTCGTTTTTTGATCAGATGTAGTCTTTTTTGTGGACTTTGGGTTGTTACAAATTACATGTATATTTACTCACTGAGGATACTACTAGCTACCGATGTAATGGCACTTTTCGCAACGAACGTGTCTTGCGTTTATTTGTTATCATGGGTTATTCTTCATGAACAGTTCGTTGGTGTAAGG ATAGTAGCAGTAATTTTGTGCAATACAGGGATTGCACTTTTAGCATACATGGATGGAATAACCGGAAGTCCGACCTTGGGAGGTGTCGTTTTGGCAACGTCTGCAGCAGCTGGTTCTGCGGTTTATAAG GTGCTGTTTAAAAAAGTTATAGGAGAAACAACATTTGGTCAAATGTCTTTATTCTTTTCTCTTATCGGATTGTGTAACGCGGCATTATTATGGCCAATTTGTCTTACCTTGTATTTTTCTGGAGTGGAAAGTGTACATTGGGGACGATTACCATGGACAGCGTTACTTTCAGCAAGTATTCTTCATTTAG TTGCAAATATGCTTGGCAACTTCAGTATTGCTCTAACGTATGACTTGTTCATTACATTGGGGTTGATCACTGCTGTACCTGTATCTGCAg CATTGGATGTTGTTTTGTATGGAGCACATTTTATGGGCATGAAATTGGCGGGTATGATCTTTATAGCGGTTGGTTTCTTCCTCGTGATGTTCCCGGATAACTGGCCCGATTATATAACTAGACTTCTCCG AAACATAGTCCTCATGAGTCACTGTTTAAG GTGGAGTAGAAGACATGGACATGGGGTACCAGGGGGTACGCAACGTGATGTAATCGATTATCGCACTGGTTATATAAAATCACATCTTCGTTCACCCTCAGGAAGAGTTCGGTGA
- the LOC143182029 gene encoding solute carrier family 35 member F3 isoform X1, with amino-acid sequence MGSRGAGDIPTIFHPQQTHAPSIVLGGSQQNHGSQSNTGQTTHDNSGCEQQQGCNVTGGDSAPTCRPLETGGSIAGGTSENQGHNVGQTQVQSHVNPPAVTYHQRPNSLSACYASCCAESAKKIYFGVCVTICVTASWVGATHCIKYLYFHKLESPSYSSPSNSSVTGLRHQHTIPYNAPFFTTWFCTNWEILYFPVYFLCQAIRIKCTSPSEIIAESLRGFRDKGFTGGRFLIRCSLFCGLWVVTNYMYIYSLRILLATDVMALFATNVSCVYLLSWVILHEQFVGVRIVAVILCNTGIALLAYMDGITGSPTLGGVVLATSAAAGSAVYKVLFKKVIGETTFGQMSLFFSLIGLCNAALLWPICLTLYFSGVESVHWGRLPWTALLSASILHLVANMLGNFSIALTYDLFITLGLITAVPVSAALDVVLYGAHFMGMKLAGMIFIAVGFFLVMFPDNWPDYITRLLRTTGTQQRRTTVARSRCSSMQQRQYRLRSYGVSTAHGDGQMLLPINSNNNSQSNSNQSSSEAPVTTASNLTHRHTNSSQQNNTANSESQSRRAPISISTSTSTSTSTPTFTLTTTNNCQRSHLPGLQNQ; translated from the exons ATGGGTAGCAGAGGAGCAGGGGACATTCCAACAATATTTCATCCTCAACAAACTCATGCTCCAAGTATTGTTCTTGGTGGCAGTCAGCAGAACCATGGTTCTCAAAGCAACACTGGTCAAACAACTCATGACAATTCTG GCTGTGAGCAACAACAAGGGTGCAACGTTACTGGCGGTGATTCTGCACCAACTTGTCGTCCTTTGGAAACAGGGGGAAGTATTGCTGGAGGAACAAGTGAAAATCAAGGACATAATGTAGGTCAAACTCAGGTTCAATCTCATGTGAATCCACCTGCAGTTACTTATCATCAAAGGCCCAATTCTTTATCAGCCTGTTATGCATCTTGTTGTGCTGAATCTGCAAAAAAG ATATATTTTGGAGTGTGTGTCACGATATGTGTTACAGCAAGTTGGGTTGGTGCAACACAttgtattaaatatttgtattttcatAAACTTGAAAGTCCAAGTTattcatcaccttcaaactcatCTGTGACTGGATTACGCCATCAGCAT aCAATACCATACAATGCTCCTTTCTTTACAACTTGGTTTTGTACCAACTGGGAAATTCTTTACTTCCCAGTTTACTTCCTTTGCCAAGCTATAAGAATTAAATGTACAAGTccatcagaaataattgcagagaGTTTACGAGGATTTCGCGATAAGGGGTTTACAGGTGGTCGTTTTTTGATCAGATGTAGTCTTTTTTGTGGACTTTGGGTTGTTACAAATTACATGTATATTTACTCACTGAGGATACTACTAGCTACCGATGTAATGGCACTTTTCGCAACGAACGTGTCTTGCGTTTATTTGTTATCATGGGTTATTCTTCATGAACAGTTCGTTGGTGTAAGG ATAGTAGCAGTAATTTTGTGCAATACAGGGATTGCACTTTTAGCATACATGGATGGAATAACCGGAAGTCCGACCTTGGGAGGTGTCGTTTTGGCAACGTCTGCAGCAGCTGGTTCTGCGGTTTATAAG GTGCTGTTTAAAAAAGTTATAGGAGAAACAACATTTGGTCAAATGTCTTTATTCTTTTCTCTTATCGGATTGTGTAACGCGGCATTATTATGGCCAATTTGTCTTACCTTGTATTTTTCTGGAGTGGAAAGTGTACATTGGGGACGATTACCATGGACAGCGTTACTTTCAGCAAGTATTCTTCATTTAG TTGCAAATATGCTTGGCAACTTCAGTATTGCTCTAACGTATGACTTGTTCATTACATTGGGGTTGATCACTGCTGTACCTGTATCTGCAg CATTGGATGTTGTTTTGTATGGAGCACATTTTATGGGCATGAAATTGGCGGGTATGATCTTTATAGCGGTTGGTTTCTTCCTCGTGATGTTCCCGGATAACTGGCCCGATTATATAACTAGACTTCTCCG TACCACGGGCACCCAGCAACGCAGGACCACTGTTGCTAGAAGTCGGTGTTCCTCGATGCAGCAACGGCAATACCGGCTCCGAAGCTATGGGGTGTCGACGGCTCATGGTGACGGTCAAATGCTGCTACCTATTAACAGCAATAACAACAGCCAgagtaacagcaaccagtcgtcCAGTGAAGCACCGGTGACGACAGCTTCAAATCTGACGCATCGGCATACAAATTCGTCTCAACAGAACAACACAGCGAACTCCGAGTCCCAATCTCGTCGCGCTCCCATTTCCATTTCAACCTCGACCTCCACCTCGACCTCAACCCCGACCTTCACCTTGACCACAACGAACAATTGTCAACGTTCCCATCTTCCTGGCCTTCAGAACCAATGA